The proteins below come from a single Bacillus sp. SM2101 genomic window:
- a CDS encoding MFS transporter, protein MKRFSKAERGWIFYDWANSAYSIIITTAIFPLFYKEAATNSGISAANSTAYLGYTIAIATFILAMLSPILGTIADYQGLKKKFFTFFLLLGVTSTAILAFIPSDQWLLLLVCYTVATIGSAGANIFYNAFLVDVTPKKRMNRVSTYGFGFGYIGSTIPFIVSIAIIMLSQSSILPISTAVASKIAFMITALWWFIFTIPLLKHVYQVHYIDREPKPVRNSFKRLAKTVKEVRKYRSLFLFLLAYFFYIDGVGTIISMSTAYGTDLGISATSLLIILFVTQVVAAPFAILYGKLADIFTGKKMLYVGIIIYIIVCIYAFFLQTTLDFWILAMLVASSQGGIQALSRSYFAKLIPKENANEFFGFYNIFGKFAAIMGPFLVGLTSQLTGHTNMGVFSLIVLFIIGGIILIFVPEPKGVSVHDNATVK, encoded by the coding sequence ATGAAGCGTTTTTCAAAAGCTGAGCGGGGTTGGATTTTTTATGATTGGGCAAATTCAGCATATTCCATTATTATTACAACAGCTATATTTCCCCTGTTTTATAAAGAAGCTGCGACGAATAGTGGAATTTCTGCGGCAAATTCCACTGCTTACTTAGGCTATACTATAGCGATTGCAACCTTTATATTAGCAATGTTAAGTCCCATATTAGGTACGATTGCAGATTATCAAGGGTTAAAGAAAAAGTTCTTCACATTCTTCCTTCTCTTAGGTGTGACCTCAACGGCGATATTAGCATTTATTCCGAGTGATCAATGGCTGCTATTACTAGTTTGTTATACCGTGGCAACGATTGGATCTGCTGGAGCTAATATTTTTTACAATGCTTTTTTAGTAGATGTCACACCAAAGAAACGCATGAACCGTGTGTCTACATACGGGTTTGGATTTGGTTATATTGGGAGTACAATCCCTTTTATCGTTAGTATCGCTATCATCATGTTATCTCAAAGTAGTATCCTACCGATTAGTACAGCAGTTGCAAGTAAGATAGCCTTTATGATTACAGCATTATGGTGGTTTATTTTTACCATTCCATTATTAAAACATGTTTATCAAGTTCACTATATTGATCGTGAACCAAAACCAGTTAGAAATAGTTTTAAGCGACTAGCCAAAACGGTAAAGGAAGTTCGAAAATACCGTTCGTTATTTTTATTTTTGCTAGCTTATTTCTTTTATATTGATGGGGTAGGGACGATCATTTCCATGTCTACAGCATACGGAACAGATTTAGGTATATCTGCTACAAGCTTACTCATTATCTTATTTGTCACACAGGTTGTTGCTGCACCATTTGCCATATTGTACGGGAAATTAGCGGATATCTTTACAGGTAAGAAAATGCTTTATGTCGGTATCATTATTTATATCATTGTTTGTATTTACGCATTTTTTCTGCAAACTACACTCGATTTTTGGATATTGGCTATGCTGGTCGCATCGTCACAAGGTGGGATTCAAGCGTTAAGCCGCTCTTACTTCGCTAAGCTCATACCTAAAGAGAATGCCAATGAATTCTTTGGCTTTTACAATATCTTCGGTAAATTTGCTGCCATTATGGGACCATTTCTAGTCGGACTCACCTCACAACTAACAGGACATACGAATATGGGTGTCTTTAGTTTAATTGTTCTCTTTATTATTGGTGGAATTATTTTAATATTTGTTCCTGAACCGAAAGGTGTATCCGTTCATGACAATGCTACGGTGAAATGA
- a CDS encoding sugar ABC transporter permease, with the protein MKLFHEAKDLIKENIRDYGMYIALIIIMVTFTILTDGLFMSSRNISNLLDSAGYIAVLAVGVMLVIVIRHIDLSIGFLAGFLGAIAAILLMEVGLPVYVVIPIILVLGILAGLSTGFLVAKVGIPSFVATLAGWLIFRGAILLVTEKSGTIIVQNDAFNAIGNGYIPSILQINGLHFLSLLVGGLGIIFYIYSAISNRKNKIQYNFEVVSKEIFILQLIFVSAIIAYITWILAGYNGFSWTVVIMLLVVILYHFFTTKTVLGRHIYAVGSNPEAAHLSGINVNKIIFLVFGSMGMLSALSGILFTARLQSATTTAGTLFELDAIAAAYVGGVSAAGGVGKVTGAIIGAIVMASLTNGMNLMGVGIAPQYIIRGGVLALAVIFDVMTRKQRA; encoded by the coding sequence ATGAAGTTATTCCATGAAGCAAAAGATTTAATAAAAGAAAACATTCGTGATTACGGTATGTATATTGCCTTAATTATTATTATGGTAACATTCACCATTCTAACAGATGGCTTATTTATGTCATCTCGAAATATTAGTAATCTACTAGATTCAGCTGGTTATATTGCTGTTTTAGCTGTCGGTGTTATGCTTGTTATCGTCATTCGTCACATTGACTTATCGATCGGCTTCTTAGCTGGATTTCTTGGTGCTATCGCAGCCATACTCCTCATGGAAGTTGGACTACCTGTATATGTAGTTATTCCTATTATTCTAGTACTTGGAATTTTAGCTGGCTTAAGTACAGGTTTTCTAGTAGCTAAAGTAGGAATTCCTTCCTTTGTTGCCACATTAGCAGGATGGCTCATTTTTCGAGGCGCAATCCTACTCGTAACTGAAAAATCTGGTACAATTATTGTTCAAAATGATGCTTTTAATGCAATTGGTAATGGATATATTCCCTCTATATTGCAAATTAACGGGTTACATTTTCTTTCATTACTTGTCGGTGGTTTAGGTATCATATTTTATATTTATAGCGCTATTTCGAACCGCAAAAACAAAATTCAGTACAATTTTGAAGTTGTTTCTAAGGAAATCTTCATTTTACAATTAATTTTTGTTTCAGCTATTATTGCGTATATTACATGGATTTTAGCAGGCTATAACGGCTTCTCTTGGACGGTTGTCATTATGCTGCTTGTTGTTATTCTGTATCATTTCTTTACGACTAAGACAGTGCTAGGACGCCATATTTATGCTGTTGGTAGTAACCCAGAAGCTGCACACCTTAGCGGAATTAACGTCAATAAAATTATCTTTCTCGTCTTCGGTTCAATGGGTATGTTATCAGCGCTATCAGGGATTCTATTCACCGCTCGTCTACAATCTGCTACAACAACAGCTGGTACATTATTCGAGCTTGATGCCATTGCAGCGGCATACGTCGGAGGTGTATCTGCAGCAGGTGGAGTTGGAAAAGTAACAGGGGCAATTATCGGTGCAATCGTTATGGCTTCCTTAACAAACGGTATGAATTTAATGGGGGTTGGAATCGCACCTCAATATATTATCCGTGGTGGCGTTTTAGCTCTTGCCGTTATCTTTGATGTCATGACTCGTAAGCAAAGAGCTTAA
- a CDS encoding sugar ABC transporter ATP-binding protein — protein MSEYILEMHQITKEFPGVKALSDVNFKVEKGEIHCLIGENGAGKSTLMKVLSGVYPYGTYDGDIVFNGSVQKFNKINDSVDTGIAIIYQELALFPDLSVYENIFVGNEVDRGNVIDWNQTIVESKKMLEKVNLKVNPETLIKDLGVGKQQLIEIAKALSKEVKLLILDEPTAALNEDDSENLLNLLRELKGQGITCIMISHKLKEVISIADKATVIRDGQTICTLDAAKGEMTENTIIKNMVGREITDIYPKRSKQKFGTKILELKNWSAYDPKIGRDVAKNVNLHVKQGEIIGISGLMGSGRTELALSIFGNSKSYKLQGDLTINEVPQNFKHTSDAIKAGIAYVTEDRKGDGLFLLQDIKNNISAANMKGISSKGIINDNEEIKVSEKYKASLGIKASSVQQLVGKLSGGNQQKVSLGKWLFVGPKLLILDEPTRGIDVGAKFEIYSVMNELIKEGMSIIMISSELGEVLGMSDRIYVMAEGEIKGELLANEADQEKIMQLATQ, from the coding sequence ATGAGCGAGTATATTCTAGAAATGCATCAGATTACGAAGGAATTTCCTGGGGTCAAAGCGCTCAGTGATGTTAATTTTAAAGTAGAAAAAGGGGAAATACACTGCTTAATCGGTGAAAATGGAGCGGGAAAATCGACGCTGATGAAGGTGCTTAGCGGTGTGTATCCATACGGAACGTACGATGGTGACATTGTTTTTAATGGCAGCGTGCAAAAGTTTAACAAAATTAACGATAGTGTCGATACCGGAATCGCTATTATCTACCAAGAACTTGCGTTGTTTCCTGATTTATCAGTTTATGAAAATATATTCGTAGGTAATGAAGTGGACCGTGGTAACGTAATTGATTGGAATCAAACAATCGTCGAGTCCAAAAAAATGCTTGAAAAGGTAAATTTAAAAGTAAATCCTGAAACGTTAATTAAAGATTTGGGCGTAGGAAAACAACAGTTAATTGAAATTGCAAAAGCGTTAAGTAAAGAAGTAAAGCTTCTTATTTTGGATGAGCCAACTGCTGCACTTAACGAGGACGATAGCGAAAACTTACTGAATCTATTACGAGAGTTAAAGGGACAGGGCATTACTTGCATCATGATTTCACACAAGTTAAAAGAAGTCATCTCAATTGCGGATAAAGCAACAGTCATCCGTGATGGACAAACAATTTGTACATTAGATGCAGCCAAGGGAGAAATGACCGAAAACACTATTATTAAGAACATGGTCGGTCGAGAGATTACAGATATTTATCCGAAGAGAAGTAAGCAAAAATTTGGTACGAAAATTCTCGAATTAAAAAACTGGTCTGCGTATGATCCGAAAATTGGTCGAGATGTTGCTAAAAATGTCAACCTTCATGTCAAACAAGGGGAAATTATCGGTATTTCAGGTCTTATGGGATCCGGTCGTACTGAACTAGCCCTTAGCATCTTCGGAAACTCTAAATCTTATAAGCTACAAGGGGATTTAACCATTAACGAAGTGCCTCAAAATTTTAAACACACGAGTGATGCTATCAAAGCAGGAATTGCGTATGTCACTGAGGATCGTAAGGGTGATGGCCTTTTCTTACTTCAGGACATTAAGAATAATATCTCTGCGGCAAATATGAAAGGCATCTCTTCAAAAGGTATTATCAATGACAACGAGGAAATTAAAGTCTCAGAAAAATATAAAGCATCTTTAGGAATTAAAGCATCATCCGTGCAACAGCTTGTCGGTAAATTAAGTGGTGGTAACCAACAGAAGGTTTCGTTAGGTAAATGGCTGTTTGTTGGTCCTAAGCTTCTTATTCTAGATGAGCCGACACGAGGTATTGATGTTGGAGCAAAATTTGAAATTTATTCCGTCATGAACGAACTGATTAAGGAAGGAATGAGTATTATTATGATTTCTTCTGAGCTCGGAGAGGTTTTAGGAATGAGTGATCGCATTTATGTAATGGCAGAAGGAGAAATCAAAGGAGAGCTGCTAGCAAATGAAGCCGATCAAGAAAAAATTATGCAGCTTGCTACGCAATAG
- a CDS encoding sugar-binding protein, with protein MKKRIIAAIVVMMLALVAVGCGSATTGSGNDVSIGIVLPTKDEPRWVQDEQRFKDALADSDYSTEILFSQGSSAKEKENVETLLNKGIDVLIIAPQDGAAAAGAVDAAKKDDVTVIAYDRLITGTEAVDYYVTFDSIAVGAAQGQFLIDNANGSGTPLYLYAGAASDNNAFLFFEGAWSVLQPKIADGTFVIANSSEAEALKDKAELSRDEMGKILGQVTTNWDPNEAKNKAQTHLTAVGADMKGDVAVLAPNDGTARSIADVFGSDPEVSSYVVTGQDAEKASIQYIIDGKQAMTVFKDVRTLVKDAIGMAVAVLDGGSPETTGSYDNGSKEVDAKQTDVIVVEDVNVKSELIDSGYYEESEFEGLK; from the coding sequence ATGAAAAAGAGAATTATAGCGGCCATCGTTGTCATGATGCTTGCACTAGTAGCTGTAGGCTGCGGTAGTGCTACTACAGGAAGTGGTAACGATGTAAGTATCGGTATTGTTTTACCTACGAAAGATGAACCTAGATGGGTACAAGATGAGCAAAGGTTTAAAGATGCATTAGCAGATTCAGACTACTCAACAGAAATTTTATTTAGCCAAGGATCTTCAGCTAAAGAAAAAGAAAATGTTGAAACATTACTTAACAAAGGAATCGATGTCTTAATTATCGCTCCACAGGACGGGGCAGCTGCAGCGGGTGCAGTAGATGCTGCTAAAAAGGATGACGTTACTGTCATTGCATACGACCGCCTTATTACTGGAACTGAGGCTGTAGATTATTACGTTACATTTGATAGCATAGCGGTAGGTGCAGCTCAAGGACAATTTTTAATTGACAATGCTAACGGCTCAGGCACTCCTTTATATTTATATGCTGGAGCTGCTTCTGACAATAACGCATTCTTGTTTTTTGAAGGAGCTTGGAGCGTACTTCAACCAAAGATTGCTGATGGCACTTTTGTCATCGCAAACTCTAGCGAAGCAGAAGCTTTAAAAGATAAAGCTGAGCTTTCACGTGATGAAATGGGTAAAATCTTAGGACAGGTTACAACTAACTGGGATCCTAATGAAGCGAAAAATAAAGCTCAAACACATTTAACAGCTGTAGGAGCAGATATGAAGGGTGATGTTGCAGTTCTTGCGCCAAATGACGGAACAGCACGCTCTATCGCTGATGTATTTGGATCAGATCCTGAGGTTTCAAGCTATGTAGTAACTGGGCAAGATGCTGAAAAAGCTTCTATCCAATATATTATTGATGGTAAGCAAGCAATGACAGTATTTAAAGATGTTCGTACACTTGTAAAAGACGCAATTGGAATGGCAGTTGCTGTTTTAGACGGTGGTTCACCTGAAACAACTGGTTCTTATGACAACGGTAGCAAAGAAGTAGATGCAAAACAAACTGATGTAATCGTCGTTGAGGACGTTAACGTTAAGAGTGAGCTCATTGATTCTGGCTACTATGAAGAGAGCGAATTTGAAGGTCTAAAATAA
- the xylF gene encoding D-xylose ABC transporter substrate-binding protein: MKRLFCQGSLLLFFLALLAMTTACLNERDSTTNSTLPEQEQTTFESVDEEKKLKIGFSMDTLLEERWLRDRDRFKEAVEALGAEVEIFASNGDDALQISQAEKLISLGIDILVVVPHNAESTAMIVEKAHLAGIKVLSYDRLVKNAKLDLYVSYDNEQVGELQAKAITSLVPTGKYVYIGGAETDNNAHLFRKGAFNVLKPFIDRGDITIVYDQWTKDWLPENAYENMKAALIANNNQIDAVIAANDATAGAVIQALAEQGLLGKIPVSGQDAELAAVQRIVDGTQTMTVYKPIIDLTEKAAELAVKLAEGQVVDVQTTINNGKFEVPSVLLSPIAVNKHNIDETIIADDFHSIEEVYDR, translated from the coding sequence ATGAAACGGTTATTTTGTCAAGGAAGTCTACTATTGTTCTTTTTGGCTCTGCTTGCAATGACTACAGCATGCTTAAATGAAAGAGATTCGACAACAAATTCGACTCTGCCAGAACAAGAACAAACGACATTTGAATCTGTAGATGAGGAAAAAAAGCTTAAAATTGGCTTTTCTATGGATACATTATTGGAGGAGCGTTGGTTAAGAGATAGAGATCGCTTCAAAGAAGCAGTAGAGGCACTTGGCGCAGAAGTAGAAATCTTTGCTTCAAATGGAGACGATGCCTTGCAAATCTCACAAGCAGAAAAATTAATTAGTCTAGGCATCGACATACTCGTCGTTGTTCCTCACAACGCAGAATCAACAGCAATGATCGTTGAAAAGGCCCATTTGGCTGGTATTAAGGTACTTTCCTATGATCGACTAGTGAAAAACGCTAAGCTTGATTTATACGTATCATATGACAATGAACAGGTAGGTGAGCTTCAAGCGAAAGCAATTACATCATTGGTTCCAACAGGAAAGTATGTATATATTGGCGGAGCAGAAACAGATAATAACGCCCATTTATTTAGAAAAGGAGCATTTAACGTCCTCAAGCCATTCATTGACAGAGGAGATATTACGATTGTATATGACCAATGGACGAAAGATTGGTTACCTGAAAATGCTTATGAAAATATGAAAGCAGCTTTAATAGCGAATAATAATCAGATTGATGCTGTCATTGCTGCAAATGATGCAACCGCTGGAGCTGTCATTCAAGCACTCGCTGAACAAGGGCTTCTAGGTAAAATCCCAGTTTCTGGTCAAGATGCTGAGCTTGCTGCTGTTCAACGAATCGTTGATGGAACACAAACAATGACTGTTTATAAGCCAATTATTGATTTAACCGAAAAAGCTGCTGAGCTTGCTGTTAAGCTAGCAGAAGGTCAAGTTGTTGATGTTCAGACTACCATTAATAATGGGAAATTCGAGGTGCCTTCTGTTCTCCTTTCACCAATTGCAGTAAATAAGCATAATATCGATGAAACAATTATCGCTGACGACTTTCATTCTATTGAAGAAGTATACGACAGATAA
- a CDS encoding response regulator, whose protein sequence is MVKLLIVDDEQVEREGLKYILEKNFSGLVIEQAKNGQAAIQIVEEFSPDLVLMDIQMPGINGLEAIERINKDHPNIKFIMITAFAKFDYAHTAMKLGVKDYLLKPSKTSEIIDTVGKVLSLLEQERESMAISTFQQHALQKTLPIVETDVVTQLLFDHMHDIHLDELIQLLDIQMSNEKFVMSVLLPKGAERFYSAIKEKVRKTERGWVGALYGRQLPIIVFRQQEKSFRLQAVSLAQAILSIPKSTNNTSWFIGIGNVCHSLDKIRHSYQESLIATKEAKPHVRFRFYADLPTHDENSEDQNLKQLEKKLFDQVRNGKWEEFSSYVINLIHRYESEKTNVMQSQQRVLELLWIASRVLTELGVEPYTPLFSTQIHDFRQLQAETSYLLDYMWQSYVDYCSQLEDDTIQQIKQYIIEHSHKEISLDKIGHKVGLSPIYISKMFKEQLGVNYISFLTECRIEKAKKLMMNPDKSLKEITFEVGYHDPNYFSKVFKKLCGASPTEYRKSLIGMKE, encoded by the coding sequence ATGGTGAAACTCCTAATCGTTGATGATGAACAAGTAGAACGAGAAGGTCTAAAATACATTCTAGAAAAAAACTTCTCCGGTCTTGTTATAGAGCAAGCAAAAAATGGACAAGCAGCTATCCAGATAGTCGAAGAATTTTCACCAGATTTAGTCTTAATGGATATTCAGATGCCAGGAATAAATGGGCTTGAAGCAATTGAGCGAATTAATAAAGATCATCCGAATATTAAATTTATTATGATCACTGCTTTCGCCAAGTTTGATTATGCCCATACAGCAATGAAGCTAGGAGTGAAGGACTATTTACTGAAACCAAGCAAGACGAGTGAAATCATAGACACGGTCGGAAAAGTATTGAGCCTACTCGAACAAGAAAGAGAATCCATGGCGATAAGTACGTTTCAACAGCATGCTCTTCAAAAAACATTACCCATCGTTGAAACTGATGTAGTGACACAACTGCTCTTCGACCATATGCATGACATACATTTAGACGAGTTAATTCAACTATTAGATATTCAAATGTCAAACGAAAAATTTGTAATGAGCGTCTTGCTTCCAAAAGGAGCAGAACGTTTCTATTCAGCTATCAAAGAGAAGGTAAGAAAGACAGAACGAGGTTGGGTTGGAGCCTTATATGGTCGCCAATTGCCAATTATCGTGTTCAGACAACAAGAGAAATCATTTCGTTTACAAGCAGTTTCTCTTGCTCAAGCCATTCTATCTATTCCGAAATCTACTAATAACACGAGTTGGTTTATCGGCATAGGAAATGTATGTCATTCATTAGACAAAATACGCCATTCTTATCAGGAGTCACTTATAGCAACCAAAGAGGCGAAGCCTCATGTAAGATTCCGTTTTTATGCTGATTTACCTACACATGATGAGAACTCAGAGGATCAAAATTTAAAACAACTGGAAAAGAAGCTATTTGATCAAGTTCGAAATGGGAAATGGGAAGAATTCTCTTCATACGTGATTAATTTAATCCACCGCTATGAGAGTGAAAAAACAAACGTAATGCAATCACAGCAACGTGTACTAGAGTTGCTTTGGATTGCATCTCGCGTGTTAACTGAACTGGGAGTTGAGCCTTATACCCCTTTGTTCTCGACACAAATACATGATTTTCGACAGCTTCAAGCTGAGACAAGTTATTTACTAGATTATATGTGGCAGTCCTATGTAGATTATTGTAGTCAATTAGAAGATGACACTATTCAACAAATTAAGCAGTACATTATTGAACATTCTCATAAAGAAATTTCACTAGATAAAATCGGACACAAAGTTGGATTAAGTCCTATTTATATTAGTAAGATGTTTAAAGAACAGCTTGGGGTGAACTACATCAGCTTCCTAACAGAATGTCGCATCGAAAAGGCGAAGAAGCTGATGATGAATCCTGATAAAAGCTTAAAAGAAATTACATTCGAAGTCGGTTATCACGACCCAAACTATTTCAGTAAAGTGTTTAAAAAGCTGTGTGGCGCTTCACCGACCGAATATCGTAAATCACTTATCGGAATGAAGGAATAA